One Flavobacterium sp. 90 DNA segment encodes these proteins:
- a CDS encoding metallophosphoesterase, translated as MKLFLDNHFITKIKTCSIAIVVLLLVYSCATHKAQYGKNVSANQTENATDTIKIAHTFYLVGDAGNADEEQAQQTLELLHQKLKKSNKKATLLFLGDNIYPKGFPANDNASEKALAETKLKNQLKLTEGFKGKTIFIPGNHDWYNGIKGLERQADFVTKYLNDKKAFLPRKSCPIEDVKIDSTATLVTIDSEWFLEDWDNHPTINDNCDIKTREDFFTELESILNKNQEKTVVIAIHHPLMSNGSHGGQYSLEKQLFPLEQKIPLPVIGSIINLLRKTSGASPQDIQNKQYTIYAKRIKTLLQAQKNVIVVSGHDHNLQYVNKENIKQIISGAGSKSEAARAINPTEFSYGGNGYATLTLFKSGDAKVTFFGNENNKEKELFEHEIIKAKEFNWKPNPSNDFPPKITTSIYSEKMTQKSLVHKFLFGNHYRKYYSLPIEAKTATLDTLMGGLKPIREGGGHQSVSLRMSDPKGREYVMRALKKSATAFLQSVAFKDQYIVNDFEDTYAENFLLDFYTTCHPYTPFAVGNMADKLGILHTNPILYYIPKQNALGEFNSNFGDGLYMVEERPADNHLDAKNFGNPTNIISTDDMMKNLHKDEKYSVDEKEYIKARLFDMLIGDWDRHSDQWRWAEHKIGDKVIYKPIPRDRDQAFAKYDGTLLSLLMNIPALRHMRTFKNKIDNVKWINREPYPMDLAFLKTADEKDWIAQAKFIQENLTDKDIDEAFKSLPKEVQDETIEDIKQKLRSRKKDLQKYASTYFDVLSHTVMIAGTDKKDKFVINHNAKKSLEIQVFRVKKEGDELLYTKTVTDAKTSNLWIYGLDDSDVFQVIGDKKSSIKIRLIGGQNNDTYNIENGKRVIVYDFKSKNNTYNLDSKTRTQLTDDYDVNLYNYEKPKYNVVSGLPNIGYNPDDGVKVGFNLNYTVNNFKQNPYTQRHVLNGFYYFATGGLEFNYAAHFPGLLGKWVIDVESQYTTPNFAMNYFGYGNETKNNDDTFGMDYNRVRIQKFNVSGAIRHVGRYGSEFSIQPMLQQMRVEETDNRFIDTPNIINPIVFDSQVYGGMKVKYAFKNADFAAKPTLGVAFMISATWMANLDNTKQNFPTLESLLGFTHKIDHNGKLVLATLLKGKALLNNNYEFYQGATLGGDKDLRGYRNERFLGSSYFSQSSDLRFTIGKIQRTVAPLTYGILGGFDYGRIWLDGESSRKWHQDYGGGLWLNAINVLTARISYFKSPDEKGRVIFGAAYSF; from the coding sequence ATGAAATTGTTTTTGGATAATCATTTTATTACTAAGATTAAAACTTGTTCTATAGCAATAGTTGTATTGTTACTTGTTTACTCCTGCGCAACGCATAAAGCGCAATATGGAAAAAATGTTAGTGCAAACCAAACGGAAAACGCAACTGATACCATAAAAATTGCACACACTTTTTATTTAGTTGGCGATGCAGGAAATGCTGATGAAGAGCAAGCGCAGCAAACGCTTGAACTATTGCACCAGAAGCTAAAAAAATCAAATAAAAAAGCAACTTTATTATTTTTAGGAGATAATATTTATCCTAAAGGTTTTCCTGCAAATGACAATGCTTCTGAGAAAGCTTTGGCCGAAACGAAGCTTAAAAATCAATTAAAATTGACAGAAGGTTTTAAAGGAAAAACGATTTTTATTCCCGGAAATCACGATTGGTACAATGGTATAAAAGGTCTGGAACGTCAGGCTGATTTTGTGACTAAATATCTTAATGACAAAAAAGCCTTTTTACCTCGCAAAAGCTGTCCAATCGAAGATGTGAAAATTGACAGCACAGCAACTTTGGTTACCATTGATAGTGAATGGTTTCTGGAAGATTGGGACAATCATCCAACGATAAACGATAATTGCGACATTAAAACCAGAGAAGATTTTTTTACTGAACTGGAAAGTATTTTAAATAAAAATCAGGAAAAAACGGTTGTTATCGCCATTCATCATCCTTTGATGAGCAACGGATCTCACGGCGGTCAATATTCTTTAGAAAAACAATTGTTTCCATTAGAACAAAAAATTCCGTTGCCGGTAATTGGTTCTATTATTAATTTATTGCGAAAAACTTCCGGTGCAAGTCCGCAGGATATTCAAAATAAACAATATACAATTTATGCCAAGAGAATTAAAACGCTTTTACAGGCTCAGAAAAATGTAATTGTAGTTTCCGGACACGATCATAACTTACAGTACGTTAACAAAGAAAATATCAAGCAAATTATTAGTGGCGCCGGATCAAAATCTGAAGCCGCAAGAGCCATAAATCCAACTGAATTCTCTTACGGAGGAAATGGTTATGCAACGCTTACTTTATTTAAAAGTGGTGATGCAAAAGTGACTTTCTTTGGAAATGAAAACAATAAGGAAAAAGAGCTTTTTGAACATGAAATTATAAAAGCAAAAGAATTTAACTGGAAACCAAATCCTTCTAATGATTTCCCGCCAAAGATTACGACTTCTATTTATTCAGAGAAAATGACTCAAAAGAGTTTAGTTCATAAATTTTTATTTGGAAATCATTATCGAAAATATTACAGCTTACCAATCGAAGCCAAAACCGCAACTCTTGACACTTTAATGGGCGGTTTAAAACCAATTCGCGAAGGCGGAGGACATCAATCTGTTTCATTGCGAATGTCTGATCCTAAAGGAAGGGAATATGTAATGAGAGCTTTGAAAAAAAGCGCCACTGCATTTTTGCAATCTGTTGCGTTTAAAGATCAATACATTGTGAATGATTTTGAAGATACTTATGCCGAAAATTTCCTTCTTGACTTTTATACCACTTGTCATCCTTATACTCCTTTTGCAGTTGGTAATATGGCGGATAAATTAGGGATTTTGCATACAAACCCAATCTTATATTATATCCCGAAACAAAACGCTTTGGGTGAATTTAATTCGAATTTTGGAGATGGATTATATATGGTCGAAGAAAGACCAGCTGATAATCATTTGGATGCCAAAAACTTCGGAAATCCAACTAATATTATTAGTACGGACGATATGATGAAAAATCTTCATAAGGACGAAAAATATAGCGTGGATGAAAAAGAATACATAAAAGCACGTTTATTTGATATGCTTATTGGCGATTGGGACAGACATAGTGATCAATGGCGTTGGGCTGAACATAAAATTGGAGACAAAGTTATTTACAAACCAATTCCGCGTGATCGTGATCAGGCTTTTGCCAAGTATGACGGGACTTTGCTTTCTCTTTTAATGAATATTCCGGCGCTTCGTCATATGAGAACCTTTAAAAATAAAATCGACAACGTAAAATGGATTAACAGAGAACCTTATCCTATGGATTTGGCGTTCTTAAAAACTGCAGATGAAAAAGACTGGATTGCTCAGGCAAAATTCATTCAGGAGAATTTAACTGATAAAGACATTGACGAGGCTTTTAAAAGTTTACCAAAAGAAGTTCAGGATGAAACAATCGAAGATATAAAGCAAAAACTAAGAAGTAGAAAAAAAGACCTTCAAAAATATGCTTCTACTTATTTTGATGTTTTAAGTCATACGGTAATGATTGCCGGAACAGATAAAAAAGACAAGTTTGTCATTAATCACAATGCAAAGAAAAGTCTTGAAATTCAAGTTTTCAGGGTTAAAAAAGAAGGTGACGAATTACTATATACAAAAACCGTTACAGATGCAAAAACTTCAAATTTATGGATTTATGGTTTAGATGATTCTGATGTTTTCCAAGTAATTGGAGATAAAAAATCAAGCATTAAAATTCGTTTAATTGGTGGTCAAAATAATGATACGTATAATATCGAAAACGGAAAAAGAGTGATTGTTTATGATTTTAAATCAAAAAACAACACTTACAATCTTGATTCTAAAACAAGAACTCAGCTAACGGATGATTATGATGTGAACTTGTATAATTATGAAAAACCAAAATATAATGTAGTTTCAGGACTTCCAAATATTGGATATAATCCTGATGATGGCGTAAAAGTAGGTTTCAACTTAAATTATACGGTTAATAATTTCAAACAGAACCCTTACACACAAAGACATGTTCTAAACGGTTTCTATTATTTTGCAACCGGAGGTTTGGAATTTAATTATGCGGCACATTTTCCGGGATTATTAGGTAAGTGGGTTATTGATGTTGAATCTCAATACACAACTCCAAATTTTGCTATGAATTATTTTGGTTACGGAAACGAAACTAAAAATAACGACGATACTTTTGGAATGGATTATAATCGTGTTCGTATTCAAAAGTTTAATGTTTCGGGAGCCATCAGACATGTTGGGCGTTATGGAAGTGAATTTAGTATTCAGCCAATGTTACAACAAATGCGAGTTGAAGAAACAGACAACAGATTTATAGATACTCCAAATATTATAAATCCAATTGTTTTTGACAGTCAGGTTTATGGCGGAATGAAAGTAAAATATGCCTTTAAAAATGCTGATTTTGCTGCGAAACCAACTCTTGGGGTTGCTTTTATGATTTCGGCAACATGGATGGCTAATTTAGATAATACTAAACAAAACTTCCCAACGCTGGAAAGTCTTTTAGGATTTACTCATAAAATTGATCATAACGGAAAATTAGTTTTAGCAACTCTTTTAAAAGGAAAAGCTCTTCTAAATAACAATTACGAGTTTTATCAAGGTGCAACTTTGGGTGGTGACAAAGACTTGCGAGGTTATAGAAACGAACGCTTTTTAGGAAGTTCTTATTTCTCTCAAAGTTCTGATTTACGTTTTACTATTGGAAAAATTCAGCGCACTGTAGCGCCATTAACTTACGGAATTTTAGGTGGTTTTGATTATGGAAGAATTTGGCTTGACGGCGAAAGTTCCAGAAAATGGCACCAGGATTATGGTGGCGGACTTTGGCTGAATGCAATCAACGTTTTGACAGCAAGAATCTCTTATTTTAAATCTCCTGACGAAAAAGGAAGGGTTATTTTTGGAGCAGCTTATAGCTTCTAG
- a CDS encoding ATP-binding cassette domain-containing protein, with protein sequence METILTIENLHKRYGRIQALKNVSFEIQKGRVYGILGPNGSGKSTTLGIVLNVVNKTSGNYSWFDGKVQTHDALKKVGAIIERPNFYPYMTAEENLKLVCKIKSINYSKINEKLDLVGLSERKDSKFSTFSLGMKQRLAIASALLNDPEILILDEPTNGLDPQGIHQIRDIIRKIASQGTTILLASHLLDEVEKVCSHVIVLRKGEILYSGSVDSMSANEGFFELQANDNSALKSVLENHEAVERITEEDGKILVYLKSDLSASELNLYLFSKNIALSHLVKRKNSLEAQFLELTKNATIKTN encoded by the coding sequence TTGGAAACCATACTTACTATTGAGAATCTTCATAAAAGATACGGTCGCATTCAGGCCTTAAAAAATGTATCTTTTGAAATACAAAAAGGCCGCGTTTACGGAATTCTGGGCCCAAACGGAAGTGGAAAATCGACCACTTTAGGAATTGTTTTGAATGTTGTAAACAAAACTTCGGGCAATTACAGCTGGTTTGACGGAAAAGTTCAAACGCATGATGCCTTGAAAAAAGTAGGTGCTATTATCGAAAGACCAAACTTTTATCCTTACATGACAGCGGAAGAAAACCTGAAATTAGTTTGTAAAATAAAAAGCATCAATTATTCCAAGATAAACGAAAAGCTTGATCTTGTTGGTTTAAGCGAAAGAAAAGACAGCAAGTTCAGCACTTTTTCTTTAGGAATGAAACAACGTTTGGCAATAGCTTCTGCACTTTTGAATGATCCTGAAATTTTGATTCTTGATGAACCAACAAATGGTTTAGACCCACAGGGAATTCATCAGATTCGAGATATTATAAGAAAAATTGCTTCACAAGGAACTACTATTTTATTGGCTTCACATTTATTAGATGAAGTCGAAAAAGTATGTTCTCACGTAATTGTTTTAAGAAAAGGAGAAATTCTATATTCTGGTTCTGTTGACAGTATGTCTGCAAATGAAGGTTTCTTTGAACTTCAGGCGAATGATAATTCAGCTCTAAAATCAGTTTTGGAAAACCACGAAGCCGTGGAGAGAATCACGGAAGAAGACGGAAAAATTTTGGTTTATCTGAAATCTGACTTATCAGCTTCTGAGCTGAATTTGTATTTATTTTCTAAAAATATCGCTTTAAGCCATTTAGTAAAACGTAAAAACAGTCTTGAAGCACAATTTTTAGAATTAACCAAAAACGCCACTATCAAAACCAATTAA
- a CDS encoding ABC transporter permease: MKRLLSIELQKIWKNKASKVLTLTYFILLSFIALIASIKFDIGPFKFHLAEMGIFNFPYIWHFNTYVAALLKLFLAIVIVSMMANEYSYGTLKQNLIDGLSKKEFILSKFLTVVLFAFCSTVFVFVMSLILGFSFSSYTELDVVFMDLDYLLAFFVKLVGFFSFCLFLGILVKRSAFALGFLLVWSIIEGIIKGLLVFKIFPDSNTADYITRFLPLEAMSNLIIEPISRLNVIRSIGTQIGVENTKDYSVHYLSILIVLVWTYLFTYFSYKLLKNRDL; this comes from the coding sequence ATGAAAAGACTTTTATCTATAGAATTACAAAAAATCTGGAAAAATAAAGCCAGTAAAGTACTTACGCTAACCTATTTCATTTTACTTTCGTTTATCGCATTAATTGCATCAATAAAATTTGACATTGGTCCTTTTAAATTTCACTTGGCAGAAATGGGTATTTTCAATTTCCCATATATCTGGCATTTTAATACCTATGTTGCAGCATTACTAAAACTTTTTCTGGCTATTGTTATTGTTTCGATGATGGCAAATGAATATAGTTATGGTACTTTAAAACAAAATCTAATTGACGGTTTAAGCAAAAAGGAATTCATTTTATCGAAATTTCTGACTGTAGTTCTTTTTGCATTTTGCTCGACAGTTTTTGTTTTTGTGATGAGTCTAATTTTAGGGTTTAGCTTTTCATCTTACACAGAACTTGATGTTGTTTTTATGGATTTAGATTACCTATTAGCTTTCTTTGTAAAACTGGTTGGTTTCTTTTCTTTCTGTTTATTTCTGGGTATTTTGGTTAAACGCTCGGCTTTTGCTTTGGGTTTTCTTTTGGTTTGGAGTATAATCGAAGGAATCATCAAAGGTCTTCTGGTTTTCAAAATTTTCCCGGACAGCAATACAGCTGATTATATTACGAGATTTCTTCCGTTGGAAGCGATGTCAAATTTAATTATCGAACCTATTTCGAGACTTAATGTCATAAGAAGTATCGGAACTCAAATTGGAGTTGAAAACACTAAAGATTATAGCGTACACTATCTTTCAATTTTAATTGTTTTGGTTTGGACATATTTATTTACATACTTTTCTTATAAATTATTGAAAAATCGAGATTTATAG
- a CDS encoding Pycsar system effector family protein, producing the protein MNLIEQSEDFVSNLLKDKLSNLYSYHNFNHTLTVVNAVKELCKKEEVKGDDKELLLIAAWFHDTGYIEGYENHEQESVKIASAFLEEKEQSEEFIATVSSLIMATVKEYIPKTHLEKIIKDADFAHLMGTEYATTCELLRIELKNTWNLNFTNAEWAKENLNFLMNKHRFYTDYAQKKWQPLKEKNLLLVQKKIEKQEKKEADKIEAENKKKDKIEKPDRGVDTLFRVTLGNHTRLSGIADSKANILLSVNAIIISIALSSIIPKLDSPKNAHLVIPTFIMLMSSVITIIFAILSTRPKVTSGFFTRDDVEAKKVNLMFFGNFYKMPLEDYDWAMNEMMKDRDYLYSTMIKDLYYLGLVLQRKYNLLRIAYNFFMFGLIITVIAFVIAFKSI; encoded by the coding sequence ATGAATCTAATAGAACAATCCGAAGACTTCGTCAGTAATTTACTCAAAGATAAACTTTCTAATCTATATTCTTATCATAATTTTAACCATACTTTAACGGTTGTAAATGCTGTAAAAGAGCTTTGTAAAAAAGAAGAAGTTAAAGGAGACGATAAAGAACTTCTTTTAATTGCTGCGTGGTTTCACGATACAGGTTACATTGAAGGATATGAAAATCATGAACAGGAAAGTGTTAAAATTGCTTCGGCTTTTTTGGAAGAAAAAGAACAATCTGAAGAATTTATAGCAACTGTTTCCAGTTTAATTATGGCAACGGTCAAGGAATATATCCCCAAAACTCATTTAGAAAAAATAATAAAAGATGCTGATTTCGCTCATTTAATGGGAACCGAATATGCAACAACTTGCGAATTATTACGCATTGAATTGAAAAACACCTGGAATTTAAATTTTACTAATGCCGAATGGGCAAAAGAAAATTTGAATTTTCTGATGAATAAACATCGATTCTATACGGATTATGCGCAAAAAAAATGGCAGCCATTAAAAGAGAAAAACCTTCTTTTGGTTCAAAAGAAAATTGAAAAGCAAGAAAAGAAAGAAGCTGATAAAATCGAAGCCGAAAATAAAAAGAAAGACAAAATAGAAAAACCGGATCGTGGTGTTGATACTTTATTTCGTGTTACTTTAGGAAATCATACTCGCTTAAGCGGAATTGCTGATAGTAAAGCCAATATTTTATTGTCTGTAAATGCGATTATTATTTCGATTGCACTTTCATCGATTATCCCAAAATTAGACAGTCCGAAGAATGCTCATTTAGTGATTCCTACTTTTATAATGTTGATGTCGAGCGTAATTACTATTATTTTTGCTATTCTTTCTACACGTCCAAAAGTAACATCGGGATTTTTTACGCGTGATGATGTAGAGGCAAAAAAAGTGAATTTGATGTTTTTTGGAAATTTCTATAAAATGCCTCTTGAGGATTACGATTGGGCAATGAACGAAATGATGAAAGATCGCGATTACTTGTATTCGACAATGATTAAGGATTTGTATTACCTCGGTTTAGTACTTCAAAGAAAATACAATTTACTGCGAATTGCCTACAACTTTTTCATGTTTGGATTAATTATTACGGTAATAGCTTTTGTAATCGCTTTTAAATCAATTTAA
- a CDS encoding choice-of-anchor L domain-containing protein, with product MNRYICLLPVLFLCCLSSKVNAQYISVNDQKTPQELINDILVNSSCVSITNTSGSGDAFTPPKNSFAYFNSNSSGFPFSEGVVLTTSTSENAIGPFITSIGGGSTEWKGDADLNQILGINSINATSLEFDFVPLTDFISFNYIFASNEYQSFFPCQYSDGFAFLIKEAGTSDPYQNLAVLPNTTTPLSSTNVRPLIKPGTASNGDPYPGCPAENEHYFNGFNTASSPVNYAGQTVVMNAQTKVVAGKKYHIKLVIADDKEQYYDSAVFLQAGSFASKIDFGPDQTTLNNDPVCFGQSITLDTKLAPTYNYKWYKDGLLINGANGPKYNPTESGTYSVECTLTPSLCKLSGEVKLEFAAEILSTNTSLIQCDDNTDGINVFDLTKVDNIVKNNVVEITNNGYYETLADAQNKTKPIATPANYTNKANNQIVFARIENKYGCYETAEVTLQISNATIPNQSPITTCDDDDNKLDGFYQFDLATQVTPQVLTGLPSGLVPYYYSSQNNALADTNRLPNIYKNTTAFNQTIYVRIVNGPDCYGITSVPLVVNTFDPPNFQDESEILCKGDDIILAVATTFSSYLWSTGSMANQIDVSTPGDYSVTVQDANGCEKTKKFKIIESEPALITEVVVKDFSGSDNSVSIVYTGTGNYEFSIDRISYQDSPSFTNVNPGIYNAVARDKNGCGISNTYLFYVLDYPRFFTPNGDGFNDLWLVKDFDQLPAYKISIFDRYGKFLKQMDQNSTGWNGTFNGQQLPSDDYWFTLVLVNGKSIKGHFSLKR from the coding sequence ATGAATCGTTATATATGCCTTTTACCAGTTTTGTTTTTATGTTGTTTATCTTCTAAGGTAAACGCACAATATATAAGTGTAAATGATCAAAAAACACCGCAAGAATTAATTAACGATATTTTAGTTAATAGTTCTTGCGTTTCTATTACAAATACCTCAGGAAGCGGAGATGCTTTTACTCCGCCGAAAAATAGTTTTGCTTATTTTAATTCAAATAGCAGTGGTTTTCCATTTTCTGAAGGAGTTGTTTTGACTACCTCTACAAGTGAGAATGCTATTGGTCCTTTTATTACCAGCATTGGTGGAGGAAGCACAGAATGGAAAGGTGATGCTGATTTAAATCAAATTCTTGGAATTAATTCAATAAATGCTACATCTTTAGAATTCGATTTTGTTCCTTTAACTGATTTTATAAGTTTCAATTATATTTTTGCTTCTAATGAGTATCAGTCTTTTTTTCCATGTCAATATTCCGATGGATTTGCTTTCTTAATTAAAGAAGCAGGAACAAGCGATCCGTATCAAAATTTAGCTGTATTACCTAATACTACTACCCCTCTGTCTTCAACAAATGTTCGCCCACTAATTAAACCCGGAACAGCAAGTAATGGTGATCCATATCCTGGTTGTCCTGCTGAAAACGAACACTATTTTAATGGATTCAATACAGCGTCGAGTCCGGTGAATTATGCAGGGCAAACCGTTGTAATGAATGCTCAAACCAAAGTAGTTGCAGGAAAAAAATACCATATAAAACTTGTTATTGCCGATGATAAAGAACAATATTATGATTCAGCAGTTTTTTTACAAGCCGGTAGTTTTGCGTCTAAAATTGACTTTGGACCAGATCAGACAACCTTAAACAATGATCCTGTTTGTTTTGGACAAAGTATAACTTTAGATACAAAATTAGCCCCTACTTATAATTACAAATGGTACAAAGACGGACTGTTGATTAATGGCGCAAACGGCCCAAAGTATAATCCAACAGAATCTGGAACTTATAGCGTTGAATGTACACTGACCCCTTCACTCTGTAAACTAAGCGGAGAAGTTAAACTCGAATTTGCTGCAGAAATTTTATCGACAAATACTTCTTTAATTCAATGCGACGATAATACGGACGGAATCAATGTTTTTGACTTAACAAAAGTTGATAATATTGTAAAAAACAATGTTGTTGAAATTACAAACAATGGTTATTACGAAACATTAGCAGATGCTCAGAACAAAACAAAACCTATAGCAACTCCTGCAAATTATACTAATAAAGCAAACAATCAGATTGTTTTTGCCAGAATCGAGAATAAATATGGTTGTTATGAAACCGCTGAAGTAACATTACAAATTTCGAATGCCACAATTCCAAATCAAAGTCCAATTACAACTTGCGATGATGATGATAATAAACTAGATGGATTCTACCAATTTGATCTTGCCACTCAGGTCACTCCGCAAGTCCTTACAGGTTTACCAAGTGGTTTAGTTCCCTATTACTATTCATCTCAAAATAATGCTTTAGCTGATACCAATAGATTGCCAAATATCTATAAAAACACAACTGCTTTTAATCAGACAATTTATGTTCGTATTGTCAACGGACCAGATTGTTATGGCATTACATCTGTCCCACTTGTTGTAAACACTTTCGATCCGCCTAACTTTCAGGATGAATCTGAAATTCTATGCAAAGGAGATGACATAATATTAGCTGTTGCAACTACTTTTAGCAGTTATTTATGGAGTACCGGCAGCATGGCAAATCAAATAGATGTGAGTACACCCGGAGATTATTCTGTAACTGTACAAGATGCAAATGGCTGCGAAAAAACTAAAAAATTCAAAATAATTGAGTCTGAACCTGCATTAATAACAGAAGTTGTTGTAAAAGATTTTTCAGGAAGTGATAACTCTGTTTCAATAGTATATACAGGAACCGGAAATTATGAATTCTCAATAGACAGGATATCCTATCAGGACAGTCCTTCATTTACAAACGTAAATCCAGGAATATATAATGCCGTTGCAAGAGATAAAAACGGATGTGGTATCTCTAATACCTATTTGTTTTATGTTCTGGATTATCCTAGGTTTTTCACACCTAATGGAGACGGATTTAATGATTTATGGCTTGTAAAAGATTTCGATCAGCTTCCTGCTTATAAAATATCTATTTTTGATCGCTATGGAAAGTTCTTAAAACAAATGGATCAAAACAGTACAGGTTGGAATGGAACTTTTAACGGACAACAACTTCCATCAGATGATTATTGGTTTACCTTAGTTCTTGTAAACGGAAAATCTATTAAAGGTCATTTTAGCTTAAAAAGATAA